From the genome of Nicotiana tabacum cultivar K326 chromosome 17, ASM71507v2, whole genome shotgun sequence:
taaatggatagagttgaatttatacgcggttccGAAGATATGTGGTACGACTTAATACAGAACGCTAAGATAAAATAAAAGGATGAATATAGGTTGGAGAAAACGTAATCCAGGCAAGTCAATTATGAACAGTGAATTTAGGATTTTACAAAATAGAATCAATGTCCGAAACTAGAAAGATCACTCTTTTCTCATAGAGAAAATAATACAGTTTGTGACAGTCTAAGTCTCCAAAAAAGGATGCCCTCTAAGAATGATAaacaagcccttttatagtgaagGGGTTTGGCTACaagtataataaaataaacattcagtgggagacccatgataaatcagcttttccataatttcgGCCAAGATTtcctctagtgggattacaacggcttttgtctgcgagctcgatcttgcttagaatcctcgattttggttcgagcttgatttcggctcgaactcgtgatcttggttcgagcccgatcccGGTTCGAGCCCTCGGATGGATTCCAGGTCGATGTAGGTTGGTTTTTGGATTATCAGCACGATAGATCTACCCGCGCCATGGTtcgattcttgttcgagtttgattatgatatcgatctcaACACGGACCGGCCTCCCCGGACTCTAGGTTAGTTCGTGCCCCCCTTCGGGATCTAACTTCGATATACCACCCTCCGAACCGTACCGGTCATGCCAAGGCTGAAATccatttcgaccgtatacattgTGCCACGCAAATTTTTTGTAACATGGCTCAAACGAAAAGATGATGAATGAGTTTACAAAACCCCCTGCTCCACGGTCTGGAAAAAATCGTGTGAGAATATCATTATGACACACAAGCAAGAAAGGCAATGCACAAACCACCATAATGCACATGTTGGAGGGCAGAGTTGAAACGACTTAAGGAATTCCAGAAACTGAAATTGATCGAGCATGTTGCAAGAACATTTACTCAACAAAATCTTAGTTAAAGCTTTTCTTAAGCATAACAGAAATAATCTGCGATTATTTGTTCCCAAAAATAGATACAGCACAAGAGGTAATCCAAAGCTAATAATAACGGAAATTCTGGAATACAAGATTATCAAATAACAAACAGGAAACCATAATCAGCCTGTTAAATTACAGGACTATGCGCAATTCCTTAAAGATTACAATGTGCTCTGAAACAAGAACTGCTACGACAAGCTTTCGTCTTTCATAGGAATGTGAGTTAGTTCGTAGCGAAACTAAGTAGGTGAATTTATAAATACAATTTATCTCAAACCTAAAAGATATAGATCACTAGGTAATTTCAAGCATAGCACAAGTATCGTACAGACATCATGATGAAGCAACACACCTTCCGATTGTTACATTGTACATCAACATTACAGGAACATTTATGCAAATTCCTGCAAAGTGAGAGGACGTTAGGTCAACACAAAAAATTGAGACGCATGACCCAACAATCAGGTAAAAGAAGACAATCATCCTATGTTATGAAAAGCCAAATTAGGAACCAAAACCAAATGAGTGCTAAAGAGTGCTGGAAAAAAAAACAAGGACACAGCTCTAGCACAGACACAAACTGGGTCATGGTACATTGCACCATGTTTTGAGAAAGTATCCAAACAGAATCTTATTAAGAAGATAGTTGATAATCCTGTGGAACTTCTCCTAGAGGAACCTTGATTATTCAATATTTGAATTTAGACCAGCAATGCATAGCTCCCACATTGGATTAAAGTTTATTCTTTATTGAAACTTTATCGAAATAATGCATGGTAACCTATGAGAGCAGAATAGTAAAATTTGTAGTGCAGGCACTTACAAGCACATACTTCCCTCGACAATACTAATCTTCACTGTGTTCCTTGCAACAAAAACTCTCAATACTCATCTCTGGATAAGCATTTCTACTGGCAACTGCATGCTTGCGTTCGTTGGCAAAACTAATCAGCCAACTAAAATCTAAGAATCAATAATACTGCTCACACATCCTTCAGTTTACATATGCTCATGACGTCACAACAAATACTTGCTACAGAGCAATATCAAGAAGCACATCTCTTGCGGCATAGAGGTCATTTACTTTAGTAAAGTTTGTTCCCACAACATTAGTCACCAATGGTGGCCCTGGCTGCAACTTTCCATCACTGGAAGGCAGAAATGTTTTTTCTAGACCATGTGAATATACAGCTTCAGCAGGATTCTCCGCTCTAGTTGCATTTATTTTACTCTCAGTCAAGGGGAATCCAAAGATCCTGCAACTGGTTTTACACATGGAAACTAAGTTTTGAGACGACTGAGTCCCAAGAGAAAGATATGACATTCCTGTTTGCTTTTGCTCCTTTAAGAAACTAAAAGAACTGATTCCTTGAGTGTCTCCCTTCCTACTGATGTCCTCAGCATGTGAGCCAGATGCAAGATGCCTACTACAGCTCTCAGACATATCAAAAGCCTGGGTAGCAGTCTCAAGCTTCCCATGTTTATGATTGAACATAGCCTGGAACTTTGACGCTGGAGACCTGGGATGCTGAAAGCTGAGCACAGAAGGTGGTGATGATGCCGGGACAAGAGTACTTGGATTGCAATGACTGCGATTACCCTGATTTGGAGCAGACCACCTGCTCACGTGGTTTGGAACCTGAATACCGACGATAATACCAGTTCTACTTTTTTCCTGCATTAGGCTACCAGCATGACCTCTCCCATAAGGAGGGGTTGAAAAAGTTTCTTGACCTTGCAAGACCTTATTGAATCGAGAAGAATCACTAAAGCCAATGCTTTCAGGGGACTTGTCAGTGTCACCAAGCAGGGTTCTGATGCTGTTTCCCAATCTAGATGCCCCAGAACTAGGAAAACCAGGAAAGCATCTTATCCCCGCTGTACGAGGACTGTGAGCATCAAAACCGCCATAAGGAGAATTAATCCCCAAAATTTCTTGACCTTGCAAGACCTTCTGGAACCTAGAAGATTCCCCAAAGTCTGATACTGCAATCCCATCTGTAAGACGTGAAGGTAAAGACTACTTACTACCGATGGAGAAGCATCATGCTACTAGATAAAAGCGGGAATGAGATGTGCGTGTGTGACTCAATATACATATATGTTGTGTTTGCACGTGGGTGAGAGGGAAGGGGTGTGAAGGGAAACCTCTAGGAAAGCGAAACCTCTAGGAATTGGAAAATCGGCCTTCGTAATTGGAAAGCCAACCCTGGTCCTCTTCGCAGAAGGCATCACCAAGCTGCTGGATACAGGAGCCGAACCAGATGGCTCAATTTCCCACGGTGAAACCCTATTATGCCGAGAAACATCAAGATCATCCCACCTGACCTGAGATAGCCATTGTAACACATTTAGTCAGCAGCAAAACAATACTCCCAGGGACATGAGAAAGAGAACTGTGCACATGTCCACTAATTCAACAATTTGTTTGGTCAAAAACAGATGGAGGTATCATTAGCTAActtaagaaggaaaaagaaagctAGAACAGACACATTAGATTCCCAGGGGAGAAATATACACACATATGAGGGACCTCCATAAATTGAAGACCGAACTTACAAAAACTATTGCGGTTTACTGTTTGCCCGAATAtgtaataattttttttggtaGTCTTAATAAGGTTTCGTGATTTATTCATAATCATTCCACCAAACACTTCAAATGGTAAGGAAATTATTAAGTTGCAGAAATTGCTAACACTAGTGAATATATTTACTTACAAATTGCTAACTCTAGTCTCCAGACAATCACAACAAATTCCAGAGTCATAAACATATCTTCcccttcatttattattttcattaattttgataaatctgAGTATTCATTGATCATATACCAAGATGGTGTCAAGCATTCATTTAATCTTTAGGTATAAAGAGAAAAATTACTGTGCAAACACGATAAATGACTAGGGTTAGTAATTCACATACTGTTTGCATACTTTTAACACTGCCGTGCTGCGTTATTAATGATGTAATCTCgattcacctcaaaaacacacacgcacacacacaaaaaaaagaacTAGAGTCAAACAGCAAAAAAAAACAAGTTAAGCATGTCATCAAAGGAAAGAATGGACTGCACATGTTGCCTCTTGGGATATTATTGTTCCTATACAACTCAATGTTCCTGACCCAGGGAGCCtagaatacaaaaaaatatatgctGAATATTCTTATTTCCATTTAAAGCTTTATAGATATGTGATTAAGCAGAAACATGTAACACATGCAAGGGTGCCTATTTAGTTAAAACCAAGGAACAGTGTGCAAAATGCAGTATCGGCCCCCATCCCTAGGACCATTAAACCTGAGTGGGAAAAAAATTTCCTCCTATATTTTCGATTAATAAACCATATGTTAAGTGGAGTATATAGGTTAAGCTTTATGCCATCAGAACACAAGAAGTGCAGGACATGTAGCATACCAATAGGCACCTCCATTTAGAACCAGGCCAGCGAACTGGATCTACATCGCTGACTCCTACAACAAGTCCAGTGAACCTGATACATGCTCATCAGATATTGAAATAACAAGTTTTGACCAATGAAAGTGTAAACAACCTCCTTTTGATCCAAGTCAAAAGcgcaaaaagaagaataaaagtaTAGACTAACCTTTGTTCAGCTGCATCTTCTGTTTCGACACGCATCTTAAATCTCATTCCAGCTGAAAAGGGATGTGCAAGAGTCTTTGAGAATTTGTGGTAAGGTATAATGAAGCCTGATGAGCTAGCCCTGAAATATACAGATTCACAGGTACTAAGGAAAAATGGCAGAGACGGACAAGTAGATTCTAGGATAgaaaattaatatttattaagTGTAAACCCAAAGTCTACCCTGTTAGAAACGTACTTTATTCGGAAATCTAACCAATTTACTATTTAAGCGGAATGCTACATTGGTTTCATAGGACTTAAAATTAAGTTAATAACTAGCTCGAActatttttataagtataaacAGCTCAATCTTTAATGTTGTGTTAACAGAAATCTTTTGTACATTGGCCAGCTAAGCCACTGCTTTGCATTTTAGAGACAACTTCCATTATTACCGAAGTTGTAAACGAGCAGAATCAAGTGCACTCAAATAGCAGTAGATGAGCTCCCACAGCTAAGACAGCActttcatcatataaaaatatcATGTCCGTATTGTTACACTTTACTATTCCACTCAAATCATTTGTCTCCAGACGAAAACCTGGATTTGCATTGCTTACAAACTGCACTCTAGCttactaaataaagaaaatttaCATGGTATGAAAGAGAAAGTAAAACGGAAGATAATGGAAAATATTGCATTTGAAAATCAAGGTTTTAATTTTCAGTAAATACGTATACACAAGCAGCTGAAAGGAACAGGATATGAAGTCATCACATGCATACCTAAAATTAATAAAACTTCTGAAATAAGATAGTGTTGGAATAACATTGCTAGGATTTTCTTTCAGATATTGAATACCTCGGGTTATAACAGATGCTGAAGGCATTTGTGCTAGATATGGCATTAACCACATCTACAATACCACTGACATTCAACAGTTGGCTATAGGCAGCTAGATAATTTGAACATGTTTTAGCTTGGGCAGCTCGTCTCACTCCTAGCCTAAGTTCTCCATCAGCAGTCCTGCAAAAATGATGGGAACAtgagaaagaaaacaacataatGCAGAATACCTTCCAGATTTAGCAGTTCGCACCTTAAGAAAAGCACAGCGTCACCAGAAACAAGCTTCTTCTTGTTTACAAACGCACTCCATCCTGTAGTGAGCAGATGCCTTCGTGGCTGACCTGCAATTTGAAGAAGTTCAATAAAGCCACCCAGAGCATTTTTTCAATCAATAAGAATCCAAAGAATAGCAGTCTGTTGTACCGCGATAGATATGCCGAAATTTCCACTCGATACCATGTAGATCTTTGGCTACCAGCTCCTGTGAGGGCCTCTGTTGTCTGTAATCCTGTAGTAATAACAATGTGCTCATGTAAGTCAGATAAACTCACACAAATACATCAAAACACTCTCATCTACTGTTTACAAATGAAGTTAGTTTAAAGAAAGCTTTACCAATGGAGGAAAGCAATCTTCTGCAGCCCGGCGAGGGACAGAAAAACCGCCATGAGTGCTGGTATCCGAAGCAGTGAGAGTCTTGCAGAACA
Proteins encoded in this window:
- the LOC107803745 gene encoding auxin response factor 3 isoform X2; protein product: MMCGLIDLNTVDNDDVGEETTVPVSPASSSTASGSSDLTSSSLPAVASVCMQLWHACAGPLISLPKKGSAVVYLPQGHLEHLSEYPPIAYNLPPHVFCRVVDVKLRADAASDEVYAQVSLVPDNQIEQKWRDGDIDADTEEEEIEGAGKSTTPHMFCKTLTASDTSTHGGFSVPRRAAEDCFPPLDYRQQRPSQELVAKDLHGIEWKFRHIYRGQPRRHLLTTGWSAFVNKKKLVSGDAVLFLRTADGELRLGVRRAAQAKTCSNYLAAYSQLLNVSGIVDVVNAISSTNAFSICYNPRASSSGFIIPYHKFSKTLAHPFSAGMRFKMRVETEDAAEQRFTGLVVGVSDVDPVRWPGSKWRCLLVRWDDLDVSRHNRVSPWEIEPSGSAPVSSSLVMPSAKRTRVGFPITKADFPIPRDGIAVSDFGESSRFQKVLQGQEILGINSPYGGFDAHSPRTAGIRCFPGFPSSGASRLGNSIRTLLGDTDKSPESIGFSDSSRFNKVLQGQETFSTPPYGRGHAGSLMQEKSRTGIIVGIQVPNHVSRWSAPNQGNRSHCNPSTLVPASSPPSVLSFQHPRSPASKFQAMFNHKHGKLETATQAFDMSESCSRHLASGSHAEDISRKGDTQGISSFSFLKEQKQTGMSYLSLGTQSSQNLVSMCKTSCRIFGFPLTESKINATRAENPAEAVYSHGLEKTFLPSSDGKLQPGPPLVTNVVGTNFTKVNDLYAARDVLLDIAL
- the LOC107803745 gene encoding auxin response factor 3 isoform X1, producing MMCGLIDLNTVDNDDVGEETTVPVSPASSSTASGSSDLTSSSLPAVASVCMQLWHACAGPLISLPKKGSAVVYLPQGHLEHLSEYPPIAYNLPPHVFCRVVDVKLRADAASDEVYAQVSLVPDNQQIEQKWRDGDIDADTEEEEIEGAGKSTTPHMFCKTLTASDTSTHGGFSVPRRAAEDCFPPLDYRQQRPSQELVAKDLHGIEWKFRHIYRGQPRRHLLTTGWSAFVNKKKLVSGDAVLFLRTADGELRLGVRRAAQAKTCSNYLAAYSQLLNVSGIVDVVNAISSTNAFSICYNPRASSSGFIIPYHKFSKTLAHPFSAGMRFKMRVETEDAAEQRFTGLVVGVSDVDPVRWPGSKWRCLLVRWDDLDVSRHNRVSPWEIEPSGSAPVSSSLVMPSAKRTRVGFPITKADFPIPRDGIAVSDFGESSRFQKVLQGQEILGINSPYGGFDAHSPRTAGIRCFPGFPSSGASRLGNSIRTLLGDTDKSPESIGFSDSSRFNKVLQGQETFSTPPYGRGHAGSLMQEKSRTGIIVGIQVPNHVSRWSAPNQGNRSHCNPSTLVPASSPPSVLSFQHPRSPASKFQAMFNHKHGKLETATQAFDMSESCSRHLASGSHAEDISRKGDTQGISSFSFLKEQKQTGMSYLSLGTQSSQNLVSMCKTSCRIFGFPLTESKINATRAENPAEAVYSHGLEKTFLPSSDGKLQPGPPLVTNVVGTNFTKVNDLYAARDVLLDIAL